A genomic segment from Amphiprion ocellaris isolate individual 3 ecotype Okinawa chromosome 17, ASM2253959v1, whole genome shotgun sequence encodes:
- the rapgef1b gene encoding rap guanine nucleotide exchange factor 1b isoform X2, translating to MGNISWRSQASSEDTDSSLQGDLDEDTDSQRSHLSTFTMILKDKFHSPKIKRTPSKKGKQLQPEPAAKSTEKPANKKVSRLEEHEKEVVSALRYFKTIVDKMVVEKKVLEMLPGSASKVLEAILPLVQVEARIQHSSALSSCHSRVYQSLANLIRWADQVMLDGIDLEDKENVASVTAVIKAVLDGVKELVKLTIEKQEQPSPTTPNKPAPPATTAESTVSSEMPLIDREQEVLNKTAPAATPAEAAPEIPDEEVAPPKPPLPEAKMAELSPPPALPPKKRQSAPSPTPVAVVAPMSRGSSLPCSDHRQEYEQEFLQRRFSGGSHSYGGDSPRLSPCSSMGKLSKSDEQLSSMEQDSGQCSRNTSCETLDNTENYDPDYDFLHQDLSAGDNLPPIPVGGCLSPLPESHSESSSPVPGQHPTHPRFSAPPAQQPEYWTPQPNQTNPLQSSRISAPPALPLKKRRSTQTSSFPDAGSRVLYERYPSQYDNLSEEELHPTPPFPLFTPISPMPQTNGGVFVAQYVASENADVPASPPPLPEKKSRNILQYMQFVEDYSEPQPSVFYQMPQSESIYEQRNKRFQEVYGFNDSFSSTDSVHEPLQPPALPPKQRQLASHSSSPSSSSSSSLSCHLQPSVAAMEEAGSGLGLSMSVSNSYLIGQASLTTPTSLDQVALTNATILDGSGGGPNGSLTGSMGSVAVCLPSESSLTDSLHTSASESANDEGGEGEYVNLYSSSQANGELPLSLRETIAADDVLQDPTPQMPSTNSKEGLDKERRQKSTESAGSDEEDVDELSLIDHKEIMSRITLKQENDDGPDVRAGSGDILLVHATETDRKDLVLYCEAFLTTYRTFITPEDLIKKLHYRYTTFCHSPDTVKKRVSKNTFFVLVRVVDELCLVELTEDILKQLMDLVFTLVCNGELSLARVLRKNILDKVEQKKLLRYTNSLKPLAARGVSARPGTLHDFRSHEIADQLTLLDAELFYKIEIPEVLLWAKEQNEEKSPNLTQFTEHFNNMSYWVRSLIIQQEKAQDREKLLLKFIKIMKHLRKLNNFNSYLAILSALDSAPIRRLEWQKQTSEGLEEYCTLIDSSSSFRAYRAALAEVEPPCIPYLGLILQDLTFVHLGNPDLIDGKVNFSKRWQQFNILDSMRRFQQVHYELKRNEDIVSFFNDFSDHLAEEALWELSLKIKPRNIGRRKTDREEKT from the exons ACTCGCAACGGTCCCATCTGTCCACTTTCACCATGATATTGAAGGACAAGTTCCATTCCCCCAAGATCAAGAGGACTCCATCCAAGAAGGGCAAGCAGCTTCAGCCCGAGCCAGCAGCCAAGAGCACAGAGAAACCTGCTAACAAG aaGGTTAGTCGGCTAGAGGAGCATGAAAAGGAGGTGGTCAGTGCCCTGCGCTACTTCAAGACAATCGTGGACAAAATGGTCGTAGAGAAGAAAGTGCTGGAGATGCTTCCAGGCTCAGCCAGCAAAGTGCTTGAAGCAATCCTGCCTCTGGTTCAGGTAGAGGCACGGATACAGCACAG CTCGGCGCTGTCCTCTTGCCATAGCCGTGTCTATCAGAGTCTGGCCAACCTCATCCGTTGGGCTGACCAGGTGATGCTGGATGGCATCGACTTGGAGGACAAGGAAAATGTGGCGTCTGTCACCGCTGTCATCAAAGCAGTGCTGGATGGAGTAAAG GAACTGGTGAAGCTGACCATAGAGAAGCAGGAGCAGCCGTCACCCACAACCCCCAACAAACCAGCACCACCTGCTAccacagcagagag CACGGTGTCATCGGAGATGCCCTTGATAGATCGGGAACAGGAGGTCTTGAATAAGACAGCTCCAGCAGCTACTCCTGCAGAGGCTGCTCCTGAAATACCAGATGAGGAAGTGGCCCCTCCCAAACCCCCTCTTCCTGAAGCCAAAATGGCAGAGCTCAG tcctcctccagctcttccCCCTAAGAAACGCCAGTCAGCCCCTTCGCCTACTCCGGTGGCAGTGGTTGCCCCAATGAGCCGTGGCTCCAGTCTGCCGTGCAGCGACCACAGACAG GAGTACGAGCAGGAGTTCCTGCAGAGACGTTTCTCAGGGGGGAGCCACTCCTATGGTGGCGACTCTCCACGCCTTTCTCCATGCAGCAGCATGGGAAAACTCAGCAAGTCTGATGAGCAGCTTTCTTCCATGGAGCAGGACAGTGGTCAGTGTTCTCGTAACACCAGCTGTGAGACGCTGG ACAACACAGAGAATTACGACCCAGACTATGACTTCCTCCACCAGGACTTGTCAGCTGGGGATAACCTGCCTCCAATACCGGTGGGAGGCTGCCTGAGCCCTCTGCCTGAGTCTCACAGCGAGTCCTCTTCCCCTGTTCCTGGACAGCATCCCACACATCCCCGCTTCAGTGCTCCCCCAGCCCAGCAGCCAGAATACTGGACCCCCCAGCCTAATCAAACTAATCCCTTACAGTCCTCCCGCATCAGCGCACCCCCTGCCTTACCACTGAAGAAGCGACGCAGCACCCAAACATCATCCTTCCCTGATGCAGGGTCCAGGGTGTTGTATGAACGCTACCCTTCCCAATATGACAACCTGTCAGAAGAGGAGCTTCACCCTACGCCACCATTCCCCCTTTTCACGCCCATCTCGCCCATGCCTCAGACAAACGGGGGCGTGTTTGTTGCCCAGTACGTTGCCAGTGAGAATGCAGATGTCCCCGCCAGCCCACCGCCACTgccagaaaagaaaagcagaaaca TCCTTCAGTACATGCAGTTTGTGGAAGACTACTCGGAGCCACAGCCCTCTGTTTTCTACCAGATGCCACAGAGTGAAAGCATCTACGAACAGCGCAACAAGCGCTTCCAGGAGGTCTATGGATTCAATGactccttcagcagcactgaCTCAGTCCATGAGCCACTGCAGCCCCCAGCGTTGCcaccaaaacaaagacaactg GCCTCTCACTCTtcttccccttcctcctcctcctcctcttccctctcctGCCACCTCCAGCCGTCTGTAGCGGCCATGGAGGAGGCGGGCTCTGGGCTGGGCCTCAGCATGTCCGTCTCTAACTCCTACCTGATTGGCCAGGCGTCCTTGACCACGCCCACG AGCTTGGACCAGGTTGCCTTGACCAATGCCACCATTCTGGATGGCAGCGGGGGCGGGCCCAACGGTTCCCTGACTGGCTCAATGGGTTCTGTGGCTGTCTGTCTTCCTTCTGAGTCTTCTCTCACTGACTCTCTCCACACCTCAGCG AGCGAGAGCGCGAATGACGAGGGTGGGGAGGGGGAGTATGTCAACTTGTACTCTTCCAGCCAGGCCAATGGGGAGCTGCCTCTCTCCCTCAGA GAAACGATTGCAGCTGATGATGTACTCCAAGACCCCACCCCTCAGATGCCATCCACCAATAGTAAAGAGGGTTTGGACAAGGAGAG gagGCAGAAGTCAACAGAATCGGCTGGGAGCGATGAGGAAGATGTGGACGAGCTTTCCCTCATAGACCACAAGGAGATAATGAGCAGGATAACACTAAAACAAGAA AATGACGATGGTCCTGATGTTCGTGCTGGATCAGGAGATATTCTATTAGTCCACGCTACAGAAACAGACCGCAAAG ATCTTGTTTTGTACTGTGAAGCCTTTCTGACTACATATAGGACTTTTATAACCCCAGAGGACCTCATTAAGAAGCTACACTACAGATAT ACCACGTTCTGCCACAGTCCAGACACAGTCAAGAAGAGAGTGAGCAAGAACACGTTCTTCGTGCTGGTTCGTGTGGTTGATGAGCTGTG TCTGGTTGAGTTGACGGAGGACATCTTGAAACAGCTCATGGACCTGGTGTTCACGCTAGTGTGTAACGGCGAGCTGAGCCTCGCCCGCGTGCTCCGCAAGAACATCCTGGATAAGGTGGAGCAAAAGAAGCTGCTGCGCTACACTAACTCCCTCAAGCCCCTCGCCGCCCGAGGGGTCTCTGCAAG GCCTGGAACTCTGCATGACTTCCGCAGTCATGAGATTGCTGATCAGCTAACTCTTCTCGATGCTGAACTTTTCTACAAAATTGAG ATTCCTGAAGTTTTGCTTTGGGCTAAGGAGCAGAATGAGGAGAAGAGTCCGAACCTGACTCAGTTCACAGAGCACTTTAACAACATGAGCTATTG GGTCCGCTCTTTGATAATTCAGCAGGAGAAGGCCCAAGACCGAGAGAAGCTGCTCCTCAAGTTCATTAAGATAATGAAG caCTTAAGAAAGTTGAATAATTTCAACTCCTACTTGGCAATACTGTCCGCCCTGGACTCAGCCCCCATCAGGAGATTGGAGTGGCAGAAACAGACCTCAGAG GGATTGGAGGAATATTGCACGCTGATCGacagctcctcctccttcagAGCATACAGAGCTGCTCTGGCTGAAGTGGAGCCTCCATGCATCCCGTACTT GGGTCTCATCCTCCAGGACCTGACCTTCGTCCACCTGGGGAACCCCGACCTCATCGATGGGAAGGTCAATTTCTCCAAACGCTGGCAGCAGTTCAACATTCTGGACAGCATGCGCCGCTTCCAGCAAGT GCATTATGAGCTGAAGCGCAACGAAGACATCGTCTCTTTCTTCAACGACTTCAGCGACCACCTGGCAGAGGAGGCCCTGTGGGAACTGTCGCTGAAGATAAAGCCCAGAAACATTGGCAGGCGTAAGACGGACCGCGAGGAGAAGACCTAG
- the rapgef1b gene encoding rap guanine nucleotide exchange factor 1b isoform X9: MGNISWRSQASSEDTDSSLQGDLDEDTDSQRSHLSTFTMILKDKFHSPKIKRTPSKKGKQLQPEPAAKSTEKPANKKVSRLEEHEKEVVSALRYFKTIVDKMVVEKKVLEMLPGSASKVLEAILPLVQVEARIQHSSALSSCHSRVYQSLANLIRWADQVMLDGIDLEDKENVASVTAVIKAVLDGVKELVKLTIEKQEQPSPTTPNKPAPPATTAESTVSSEMPLIDREQEVLNKTAPAATPAEAAPEIPDEEVAPPKPPLPEAKMAELSPPPALPPKKRQSAPSPTPVAVVAPMSRGSSLPCSDHRQEYEQEFLQRRFSGGSHSYGGDSPRLSPCSSMGKLSKSDEQLSSMEQDSGQCSRNTSCETLDNTENYDPDYDFLHQDLSAGDNLPPIPVGGCLSPLPESHSESSSPVPGQHPTHPRFSAPPAQQPEYWTPQPNQTNPLQSSRISAPPALPLKKRRSTQTSSFPDAGSRVLYERYPSQYDNLSEEELHPTPPFPLFTPISPMPQTNGGVFVAQYVASENADVPASPPPLPEKKSRNILQYMQFVEDYSEPQPSVFYQMPQSESIYEQRNKRFQEVYGFNDSFSSTDSVHEPLQPPALPPKQRQLSESANDEGGEGEYVNLYSSSQANGELPLSLRETIAADDVLQDPTPQMPSTNSKEGLDKERRQKSTESAGSDEEDVDELSLIDHKEIMSRITLKQENDDGPDVRAGSGDILLVHATETDRKDLVLYCEAFLTTYRTFITPEDLIKKLHYRYTTFCHSPDTVKKRVSKNTFFVLVRVVDELCLVELTEDILKQLMDLVFTLVCNGELSLARVLRKNILDKVEQKKLLRYTNSLKPLAARGVSARPGTLHDFRSHEIADQLTLLDAELFYKIEIPEVLLWAKEQNEEKSPNLTQFTEHFNNMSYWVRSLIIQQEKAQDREKLLLKFIKIMKHLRKLNNFNSYLAILSALDSAPIRRLEWQKQTSEGLEEYCTLIDSSSSFRAYRAALAEVEPPCIPYLGLILQDLTFVHLGNPDLIDGKVNFSKRWQQFNILDSMRRFQQVHYELKRNEDIVSFFNDFSDHLAEEALWELSLKIKPRNIGRRKTDREEKT, from the exons ACTCGCAACGGTCCCATCTGTCCACTTTCACCATGATATTGAAGGACAAGTTCCATTCCCCCAAGATCAAGAGGACTCCATCCAAGAAGGGCAAGCAGCTTCAGCCCGAGCCAGCAGCCAAGAGCACAGAGAAACCTGCTAACAAG aaGGTTAGTCGGCTAGAGGAGCATGAAAAGGAGGTGGTCAGTGCCCTGCGCTACTTCAAGACAATCGTGGACAAAATGGTCGTAGAGAAGAAAGTGCTGGAGATGCTTCCAGGCTCAGCCAGCAAAGTGCTTGAAGCAATCCTGCCTCTGGTTCAGGTAGAGGCACGGATACAGCACAG CTCGGCGCTGTCCTCTTGCCATAGCCGTGTCTATCAGAGTCTGGCCAACCTCATCCGTTGGGCTGACCAGGTGATGCTGGATGGCATCGACTTGGAGGACAAGGAAAATGTGGCGTCTGTCACCGCTGTCATCAAAGCAGTGCTGGATGGAGTAAAG GAACTGGTGAAGCTGACCATAGAGAAGCAGGAGCAGCCGTCACCCACAACCCCCAACAAACCAGCACCACCTGCTAccacagcagagag CACGGTGTCATCGGAGATGCCCTTGATAGATCGGGAACAGGAGGTCTTGAATAAGACAGCTCCAGCAGCTACTCCTGCAGAGGCTGCTCCTGAAATACCAGATGAGGAAGTGGCCCCTCCCAAACCCCCTCTTCCTGAAGCCAAAATGGCAGAGCTCAG tcctcctccagctcttccCCCTAAGAAACGCCAGTCAGCCCCTTCGCCTACTCCGGTGGCAGTGGTTGCCCCAATGAGCCGTGGCTCCAGTCTGCCGTGCAGCGACCACAGACAG GAGTACGAGCAGGAGTTCCTGCAGAGACGTTTCTCAGGGGGGAGCCACTCCTATGGTGGCGACTCTCCACGCCTTTCTCCATGCAGCAGCATGGGAAAACTCAGCAAGTCTGATGAGCAGCTTTCTTCCATGGAGCAGGACAGTGGTCAGTGTTCTCGTAACACCAGCTGTGAGACGCTGG ACAACACAGAGAATTACGACCCAGACTATGACTTCCTCCACCAGGACTTGTCAGCTGGGGATAACCTGCCTCCAATACCGGTGGGAGGCTGCCTGAGCCCTCTGCCTGAGTCTCACAGCGAGTCCTCTTCCCCTGTTCCTGGACAGCATCCCACACATCCCCGCTTCAGTGCTCCCCCAGCCCAGCAGCCAGAATACTGGACCCCCCAGCCTAATCAAACTAATCCCTTACAGTCCTCCCGCATCAGCGCACCCCCTGCCTTACCACTGAAGAAGCGACGCAGCACCCAAACATCATCCTTCCCTGATGCAGGGTCCAGGGTGTTGTATGAACGCTACCCTTCCCAATATGACAACCTGTCAGAAGAGGAGCTTCACCCTACGCCACCATTCCCCCTTTTCACGCCCATCTCGCCCATGCCTCAGACAAACGGGGGCGTGTTTGTTGCCCAGTACGTTGCCAGTGAGAATGCAGATGTCCCCGCCAGCCCACCGCCACTgccagaaaagaaaagcagaaaca TCCTTCAGTACATGCAGTTTGTGGAAGACTACTCGGAGCCACAGCCCTCTGTTTTCTACCAGATGCCACAGAGTGAAAGCATCTACGAACAGCGCAACAAGCGCTTCCAGGAGGTCTATGGATTCAATGactccttcagcagcactgaCTCAGTCCATGAGCCACTGCAGCCCCCAGCGTTGCcaccaaaacaaagacaactg AGCGAGAGCGCGAATGACGAGGGTGGGGAGGGGGAGTATGTCAACTTGTACTCTTCCAGCCAGGCCAATGGGGAGCTGCCTCTCTCCCTCAGA GAAACGATTGCAGCTGATGATGTACTCCAAGACCCCACCCCTCAGATGCCATCCACCAATAGTAAAGAGGGTTTGGACAAGGAGAG gagGCAGAAGTCAACAGAATCGGCTGGGAGCGATGAGGAAGATGTGGACGAGCTTTCCCTCATAGACCACAAGGAGATAATGAGCAGGATAACACTAAAACAAGAA AATGACGATGGTCCTGATGTTCGTGCTGGATCAGGAGATATTCTATTAGTCCACGCTACAGAAACAGACCGCAAAG ATCTTGTTTTGTACTGTGAAGCCTTTCTGACTACATATAGGACTTTTATAACCCCAGAGGACCTCATTAAGAAGCTACACTACAGATAT ACCACGTTCTGCCACAGTCCAGACACAGTCAAGAAGAGAGTGAGCAAGAACACGTTCTTCGTGCTGGTTCGTGTGGTTGATGAGCTGTG TCTGGTTGAGTTGACGGAGGACATCTTGAAACAGCTCATGGACCTGGTGTTCACGCTAGTGTGTAACGGCGAGCTGAGCCTCGCCCGCGTGCTCCGCAAGAACATCCTGGATAAGGTGGAGCAAAAGAAGCTGCTGCGCTACACTAACTCCCTCAAGCCCCTCGCCGCCCGAGGGGTCTCTGCAAG GCCTGGAACTCTGCATGACTTCCGCAGTCATGAGATTGCTGATCAGCTAACTCTTCTCGATGCTGAACTTTTCTACAAAATTGAG ATTCCTGAAGTTTTGCTTTGGGCTAAGGAGCAGAATGAGGAGAAGAGTCCGAACCTGACTCAGTTCACAGAGCACTTTAACAACATGAGCTATTG GGTCCGCTCTTTGATAATTCAGCAGGAGAAGGCCCAAGACCGAGAGAAGCTGCTCCTCAAGTTCATTAAGATAATGAAG caCTTAAGAAAGTTGAATAATTTCAACTCCTACTTGGCAATACTGTCCGCCCTGGACTCAGCCCCCATCAGGAGATTGGAGTGGCAGAAACAGACCTCAGAG GGATTGGAGGAATATTGCACGCTGATCGacagctcctcctccttcagAGCATACAGAGCTGCTCTGGCTGAAGTGGAGCCTCCATGCATCCCGTACTT GGGTCTCATCCTCCAGGACCTGACCTTCGTCCACCTGGGGAACCCCGACCTCATCGATGGGAAGGTCAATTTCTCCAAACGCTGGCAGCAGTTCAACATTCTGGACAGCATGCGCCGCTTCCAGCAAGT GCATTATGAGCTGAAGCGCAACGAAGACATCGTCTCTTTCTTCAACGACTTCAGCGACCACCTGGCAGAGGAGGCCCTGTGGGAACTGTCGCTGAAGATAAAGCCCAGAAACATTGGCAGGCGTAAGACGGACCGCGAGGAGAAGACCTAG
- the rapgef1b gene encoding rap guanine nucleotide exchange factor 1b isoform X1, whose product MGNISWRSQASSEDTDSSLQGDLDEDTDSQRSHLSTFTMILKDKFHSPKIKRTPSKKGKQLQPEPAAKSTEKPANKKVSRLEEHEKEVVSALRYFKTIVDKMVVEKKVLEMLPGSASKVLEAILPLVQVEARIQHSSALSSCHSRVYQSLANLIRWADQVMLDGIDLEDKENVASVTAVIKAVLDGVKELVKLTIEKQEQPSPTTPNKPAPPATTAESTVSSEMPLIDREQEVLNKTAPAATPAEAAPEIPDEEVAPPKPPLPEAKMAELRAQLSADAGQRRPSQKENPPPALPPKKRQSAPSPTPVAVVAPMSRGSSLPCSDHRQEYEQEFLQRRFSGGSHSYGGDSPRLSPCSSMGKLSKSDEQLSSMEQDSGQCSRNTSCETLDNTENYDPDYDFLHQDLSAGDNLPPIPVGGCLSPLPESHSESSSPVPGQHPTHPRFSAPPAQQPEYWTPQPNQTNPLQSSRISAPPALPLKKRRSTQTSSFPDAGSRVLYERYPSQYDNLSEEELHPTPPFPLFTPISPMPQTNGGVFVAQYVASENADVPASPPPLPEKKSRNILQYMQFVEDYSEPQPSVFYQMPQSESIYEQRNKRFQEVYGFNDSFSSTDSVHEPLQPPALPPKQRQLASHSSSPSSSSSSSLSCHLQPSVAAMEEAGSGLGLSMSVSNSYLIGQASLTTPTSLDQVALTNATILDGSGGGPNGSLTGSMGSVAVCLPSESSLTDSLHTSASESANDEGGEGEYVNLYSSSQANGELPLSLRETIAADDVLQDPTPQMPSTNSKEGLDKERRQKSTESAGSDEEDVDELSLIDHKEIMSRITLKQENDDGPDVRAGSGDILLVHATETDRKDLVLYCEAFLTTYRTFITPEDLIKKLHYRYTTFCHSPDTVKKRVSKNTFFVLVRVVDELCLVELTEDILKQLMDLVFTLVCNGELSLARVLRKNILDKVEQKKLLRYTNSLKPLAARGVSARPGTLHDFRSHEIADQLTLLDAELFYKIEIPEVLLWAKEQNEEKSPNLTQFTEHFNNMSYWVRSLIIQQEKAQDREKLLLKFIKIMKHLRKLNNFNSYLAILSALDSAPIRRLEWQKQTSEGLEEYCTLIDSSSSFRAYRAALAEVEPPCIPYLGLILQDLTFVHLGNPDLIDGKVNFSKRWQQFNILDSMRRFQQVHYELKRNEDIVSFFNDFSDHLAEEALWELSLKIKPRNIGRRKTDREEKT is encoded by the exons ACTCGCAACGGTCCCATCTGTCCACTTTCACCATGATATTGAAGGACAAGTTCCATTCCCCCAAGATCAAGAGGACTCCATCCAAGAAGGGCAAGCAGCTTCAGCCCGAGCCAGCAGCCAAGAGCACAGAGAAACCTGCTAACAAG aaGGTTAGTCGGCTAGAGGAGCATGAAAAGGAGGTGGTCAGTGCCCTGCGCTACTTCAAGACAATCGTGGACAAAATGGTCGTAGAGAAGAAAGTGCTGGAGATGCTTCCAGGCTCAGCCAGCAAAGTGCTTGAAGCAATCCTGCCTCTGGTTCAGGTAGAGGCACGGATACAGCACAG CTCGGCGCTGTCCTCTTGCCATAGCCGTGTCTATCAGAGTCTGGCCAACCTCATCCGTTGGGCTGACCAGGTGATGCTGGATGGCATCGACTTGGAGGACAAGGAAAATGTGGCGTCTGTCACCGCTGTCATCAAAGCAGTGCTGGATGGAGTAAAG GAACTGGTGAAGCTGACCATAGAGAAGCAGGAGCAGCCGTCACCCACAACCCCCAACAAACCAGCACCACCTGCTAccacagcagagag CACGGTGTCATCGGAGATGCCCTTGATAGATCGGGAACAGGAGGTCTTGAATAAGACAGCTCCAGCAGCTACTCCTGCAGAGGCTGCTCCTGAAATACCAGATGAGGAAGTGGCCCCTCCCAAACCCCCTCTTCCTGAAGCCAAAATGGCAGAGCTCAG AGCACAGTTGAGTGCTGACGCTGGCCAAAGGAGACCCTCTCAAAAGGAGAA tcctcctccagctcttccCCCTAAGAAACGCCAGTCAGCCCCTTCGCCTACTCCGGTGGCAGTGGTTGCCCCAATGAGCCGTGGCTCCAGTCTGCCGTGCAGCGACCACAGACAG GAGTACGAGCAGGAGTTCCTGCAGAGACGTTTCTCAGGGGGGAGCCACTCCTATGGTGGCGACTCTCCACGCCTTTCTCCATGCAGCAGCATGGGAAAACTCAGCAAGTCTGATGAGCAGCTTTCTTCCATGGAGCAGGACAGTGGTCAGTGTTCTCGTAACACCAGCTGTGAGACGCTGG ACAACACAGAGAATTACGACCCAGACTATGACTTCCTCCACCAGGACTTGTCAGCTGGGGATAACCTGCCTCCAATACCGGTGGGAGGCTGCCTGAGCCCTCTGCCTGAGTCTCACAGCGAGTCCTCTTCCCCTGTTCCTGGACAGCATCCCACACATCCCCGCTTCAGTGCTCCCCCAGCCCAGCAGCCAGAATACTGGACCCCCCAGCCTAATCAAACTAATCCCTTACAGTCCTCCCGCATCAGCGCACCCCCTGCCTTACCACTGAAGAAGCGACGCAGCACCCAAACATCATCCTTCCCTGATGCAGGGTCCAGGGTGTTGTATGAACGCTACCCTTCCCAATATGACAACCTGTCAGAAGAGGAGCTTCACCCTACGCCACCATTCCCCCTTTTCACGCCCATCTCGCCCATGCCTCAGACAAACGGGGGCGTGTTTGTTGCCCAGTACGTTGCCAGTGAGAATGCAGATGTCCCCGCCAGCCCACCGCCACTgccagaaaagaaaagcagaaaca TCCTTCAGTACATGCAGTTTGTGGAAGACTACTCGGAGCCACAGCCCTCTGTTTTCTACCAGATGCCACAGAGTGAAAGCATCTACGAACAGCGCAACAAGCGCTTCCAGGAGGTCTATGGATTCAATGactccttcagcagcactgaCTCAGTCCATGAGCCACTGCAGCCCCCAGCGTTGCcaccaaaacaaagacaactg GCCTCTCACTCTtcttccccttcctcctcctcctcctcttccctctcctGCCACCTCCAGCCGTCTGTAGCGGCCATGGAGGAGGCGGGCTCTGGGCTGGGCCTCAGCATGTCCGTCTCTAACTCCTACCTGATTGGCCAGGCGTCCTTGACCACGCCCACG AGCTTGGACCAGGTTGCCTTGACCAATGCCACCATTCTGGATGGCAGCGGGGGCGGGCCCAACGGTTCCCTGACTGGCTCAATGGGTTCTGTGGCTGTCTGTCTTCCTTCTGAGTCTTCTCTCACTGACTCTCTCCACACCTCAGCG AGCGAGAGCGCGAATGACGAGGGTGGGGAGGGGGAGTATGTCAACTTGTACTCTTCCAGCCAGGCCAATGGGGAGCTGCCTCTCTCCCTCAGA GAAACGATTGCAGCTGATGATGTACTCCAAGACCCCACCCCTCAGATGCCATCCACCAATAGTAAAGAGGGTTTGGACAAGGAGAG gagGCAGAAGTCAACAGAATCGGCTGGGAGCGATGAGGAAGATGTGGACGAGCTTTCCCTCATAGACCACAAGGAGATAATGAGCAGGATAACACTAAAACAAGAA AATGACGATGGTCCTGATGTTCGTGCTGGATCAGGAGATATTCTATTAGTCCACGCTACAGAAACAGACCGCAAAG ATCTTGTTTTGTACTGTGAAGCCTTTCTGACTACATATAGGACTTTTATAACCCCAGAGGACCTCATTAAGAAGCTACACTACAGATAT ACCACGTTCTGCCACAGTCCAGACACAGTCAAGAAGAGAGTGAGCAAGAACACGTTCTTCGTGCTGGTTCGTGTGGTTGATGAGCTGTG TCTGGTTGAGTTGACGGAGGACATCTTGAAACAGCTCATGGACCTGGTGTTCACGCTAGTGTGTAACGGCGAGCTGAGCCTCGCCCGCGTGCTCCGCAAGAACATCCTGGATAAGGTGGAGCAAAAGAAGCTGCTGCGCTACACTAACTCCCTCAAGCCCCTCGCCGCCCGAGGGGTCTCTGCAAG GCCTGGAACTCTGCATGACTTCCGCAGTCATGAGATTGCTGATCAGCTAACTCTTCTCGATGCTGAACTTTTCTACAAAATTGAG ATTCCTGAAGTTTTGCTTTGGGCTAAGGAGCAGAATGAGGAGAAGAGTCCGAACCTGACTCAGTTCACAGAGCACTTTAACAACATGAGCTATTG GGTCCGCTCTTTGATAATTCAGCAGGAGAAGGCCCAAGACCGAGAGAAGCTGCTCCTCAAGTTCATTAAGATAATGAAG caCTTAAGAAAGTTGAATAATTTCAACTCCTACTTGGCAATACTGTCCGCCCTGGACTCAGCCCCCATCAGGAGATTGGAGTGGCAGAAACAGACCTCAGAG GGATTGGAGGAATATTGCACGCTGATCGacagctcctcctccttcagAGCATACAGAGCTGCTCTGGCTGAAGTGGAGCCTCCATGCATCCCGTACTT GGGTCTCATCCTCCAGGACCTGACCTTCGTCCACCTGGGGAACCCCGACCTCATCGATGGGAAGGTCAATTTCTCCAAACGCTGGCAGCAGTTCAACATTCTGGACAGCATGCGCCGCTTCCAGCAAGT GCATTATGAGCTGAAGCGCAACGAAGACATCGTCTCTTTCTTCAACGACTTCAGCGACCACCTGGCAGAGGAGGCCCTGTGGGAACTGTCGCTGAAGATAAAGCCCAGAAACATTGGCAGGCGTAAGACGGACCGCGAGGAGAAGACCTAG